A window of Lentibacillus sp. Marseille-P4043 contains these coding sequences:
- a CDS encoding ABC transporter permease has translation MLFINHLFLFIKHDFKKLRRKWPSLPLLLLFPIVIITLCSIMIVSFIDQDERDPIQIGLVDLDQSKETQLVVKLIEESSQLGNYISINALSKEKADSDLKQNNLSAYITFPQDFTEHLYHGKSVALHITGNPNKPTESFVIKELLDSVSRHIRAAQANILTINFFAKQLPMGTDELNDMLFDQFTSFVLYTIGKDKILDEETVTNRATNTPLHYYALASWFIIVTIWLIAFYSFLTRDDHVRMKQRMRLYGVSALQQLLAKIITTLTVTAFCAAFVLYAFQQFTDITLYKEDYGRIAIITLLYSFIFLQGLALIETIIQTQKLRLLMQSLFTGFTLFISGAIIPSLYFPTYLQTYLPYSFSNQAFHWLQEIVLNERFYADYLPLLCLTLAGFFLLSGVSLWKERVNR, from the coding sequence ATGCTGTTTATAAACCATTTATTTCTGTTTATCAAACACGATTTTAAAAAACTACGGAGGAAGTGGCCATCACTTCCTCTTCTTTTGCTTTTCCCTATTGTCATCATCACTTTATGTTCAATCATGATTGTTTCGTTTATTGACCAAGATGAAAGGGATCCGATTCAGATAGGGTTAGTCGATTTGGATCAATCCAAAGAAACGCAATTGGTTGTAAAATTAATTGAAGAATCCTCTCAATTAGGCAACTATATTTCGATTAACGCATTATCTAAAGAAAAAGCCGACAGCGATTTGAAGCAAAATAACCTTAGTGCATACATAACGTTTCCACAAGACTTTACTGAACATCTTTATCACGGTAAATCTGTTGCTTTACATATTACTGGAAACCCGAATAAACCAACGGAAAGCTTTGTGATCAAAGAACTACTTGATAGCGTTTCCCGACATATTCGAGCTGCACAGGCGAATATTTTAACCATTAATTTTTTTGCAAAACAATTACCAATGGGGACTGATGAACTTAATGACATGTTATTTGACCAATTTACTAGTTTTGTCCTTTATACAATAGGCAAAGATAAGATACTTGATGAAGAAACTGTAACCAACCGGGCAACAAATACACCATTACATTATTACGCACTCGCGAGCTGGTTTATTATCGTAACCATTTGGTTGATTGCCTTCTATTCATTTCTAACGCGTGATGACCATGTACGAATGAAACAGCGGATGCGTCTATATGGCGTTTCAGCTTTGCAACAGCTACTGGCGAAAATCATAACGACGCTTACTGTTACTGCATTTTGTGCGGCATTTGTCCTATATGCATTCCAACAATTTACAGACATTACATTATATAAAGAAGACTATGGTCGAATAGCCATCATTACACTTTTATATAGTTTCATCTTTTTACAAGGTTTGGCACTGATCGAAACGATAATCCAAACACAAAAGTTACGTTTGCTTATGCAATCACTGTTTACAGGATTTACTTTATTCATTAGTGGCGCTATTATTCCGTCATTGTATTTTCCAACCTATTTACAAACATACTTACCATACAGTTTCTCTAACCAAGCTTTCCATTGGTTACAAGAAATTGTTTTAAATGAGCGTTTTTATGCTGATTATTTGCCACTTTTATGTCTAACATTGGCTGGTTTCTTCCTTTTATCTGGTGTGTCTTTGTGGAAGGAGCGTGTTAATCGATGA
- a CDS encoding DUF6583 family protein, whose protein sequence is MDETYNAEEKKKGFSKKIIAIIVAALLVVGGSVAAFVLITGSDKAQYFTAEKNTIEFMKERINERYQSEFDWRKQTEENPIEATIELSADYNDPTSGGYGMMNPQEIINNSSLTLTTQTDLQENQVAADIQANLGEMEIGDINFFLDADKLMLGLPFLQETLQLKDKDLGKLLHEADPTFPEDETIDFNSFFEMAKGLPEDDQEYLTEEYITTIYDEIPDEAFDSTDETVKVDKESFDTKKITLHLSEQEVKDILSSTLKKAKDDKRLKKIIKEQMEIQQFGLSSEFAGVDIDQEIKNFEKDLDEAIKGLKDAHIPKGLTSIIWVKNDLIVKRDFTIGAGPNKDEIGTLTITGTHLLNDETQKFDYEFTAGDATSKESMTLTGDLSWKDNKADDTIKLVAGNTELSYDGTETLKDGKRDYERVFSINSPDFGMGSLNWSGVATYDNDKMNSENTFAVEAPGVTQDMFSLHVAKDAKTIKKVEAPDNSSLKDLGSMSVNEMMQYFESDVMPQYQQWLMGILGAGGGLNGL, encoded by the coding sequence ATGGATGAAACGTACAATGCAGAAGAAAAAAAGAAAGGGTTTTCCAAAAAAATTATTGCAATAATTGTTGCAGCGTTACTAGTAGTTGGTGGCAGTGTGGCTGCTTTCGTATTAATTACTGGTTCTGACAAAGCACAATACTTTACAGCCGAGAAAAACACAATCGAATTTATGAAGGAAAGAATAAATGAACGATATCAATCAGAATTTGATTGGCGGAAGCAAACAGAAGAAAATCCAATCGAAGCAACAATCGAATTATCAGCTGATTATAACGACCCAACTAGTGGGGGTTACGGGATGATGAACCCACAGGAAATTATCAATAATTCATCACTTACGCTGACAACACAAACAGACTTACAAGAAAATCAAGTTGCAGCTGATATTCAAGCGAACTTAGGTGAAATGGAAATTGGTGATATTAACTTTTTCCTTGATGCAGATAAGTTAATGCTCGGTCTTCCTTTTCTTCAAGAAACACTACAATTAAAAGATAAAGATTTGGGTAAGTTACTACATGAAGCAGATCCGACATTCCCAGAAGACGAAACAATTGACTTTAATTCTTTTTTTGAAATGGCAAAAGGCTTACCGGAAGATGATCAAGAGTATTTAACAGAGGAATATATCACAACCATTTATGATGAAATCCCTGACGAAGCATTTGATTCAACAGATGAAACAGTGAAGGTTGACAAAGAAAGTTTTGATACGAAGAAGATTACCCTTCACCTTTCAGAGCAAGAGGTAAAAGATATCCTATCATCAACCTTGAAAAAAGCGAAAGACGATAAACGATTAAAAAAGATCATCAAAGAGCAAATGGAAATACAACAATTTGGTTTAAGCTCAGAATTTGCTGGCGTCGACATTGATCAAGAAATCAAAAATTTTGAAAAAGATCTTGATGAAGCAATTAAAGGCCTAAAAGACGCTCATATTCCCAAAGGATTGACGTCAATTATCTGGGTCAAAAATGATTTAATTGTTAAAAGAGATTTCACGATCGGTGCAGGTCCAAATAAGGATGAAATTGGTACCCTAACAATTACAGGTACACACTTATTAAACGATGAAACGCAAAAATTCGACTATGAATTTACAGCGGGCGATGCTACAAGTAAGGAGTCCATGACTTTAACGGGAGATCTATCATGGAAGGATAATAAAGCTGACGATACTATTAAACTAGTAGCAGGAAACACAGAATTAAGCTATGATGGAACGGAGACATTAAAGGACGGTAAACGCGACTATGAACGTGTATTTTCCATAAACAGTCCGGACTTTGGAATGGGTAGCTTAAATTGGTCTGGTGTAGCAACGTATGATAATGATAAAATGAACTCAGAAAATACGTTTGCAGTTGAAGCGCCAGGTGTGACGCAGGATATGTTCAGCCTTCATGTAGCAAAAGATGCAAAAACAATTAAAAAAGTGGAAGCACCTGATAATTCCAGCTTAAAAGATCTTGGCAGTATGTCAGTAAATGAGATGATGCAATATTTTGAATCAGACGTAATGCCACAATACCAACAATGGCTTATGGGCATTTTGGGGGCTGGCGGCGGTCTTAACGGGCTTTAA
- the sspI gene encoding small acid-soluble spore protein SspI yields the protein MDLNLRKAILSNIAKNDQEQLEATIVDAVQNGEEKMLPGLGVLFELIWKHSDQQEKQEMVDALEQGVKNATATG from the coding sequence TTGGATTTAAATTTACGGAAAGCTATTTTATCGAATATCGCTAAAAATGATCAAGAACAATTAGAAGCAACAATCGTTGATGCTGTTCAGAATGGCGAGGAAAAAATGCTTCCTGGTTTAGGTGTTCTCTTTGAATTAATCTGGAAACATTCAGACCAACAGGAAAAACAGGAAATGGTTGACGCTTTAGAACAAGGTGTCAAAAACGCAACCGCTACAGGTTAA
- a CDS encoding TrmH family RNA methyltransferase, with amino-acid sequence MITSVQNDKVKLWNKLKRKKDRNQTKTFLIEGFHLVEEVHSSDWEIKEIILQEGIPMPDFAVEYPVAVVSSPVFNHISNTQTPQGIAAVVKMKNYNQEMFEQVLILDAIQDPGNLGTMIRTADAAGFDAVVLGDNTVDMYNDKVVRSTQGSLFHIPIFQTNLLTKIPQLKMDGFTVWASALTNSSSYLEIKPSPKTALIIGNEGSGIHEDVLELADSCVKIPIYGKAESLNASVAAGILMYYIKS; translated from the coding sequence ATGATTACGTCGGTGCAAAATGATAAAGTAAAACTTTGGAATAAATTGAAAAGGAAAAAAGATCGAAACCAAACAAAAACATTTTTAATTGAAGGTTTTCATTTGGTAGAAGAAGTACATTCAAGTGACTGGGAGATAAAGGAGATCATTCTGCAAGAGGGGATACCAATGCCTGATTTTGCAGTGGAATATCCTGTTGCTGTTGTAAGCTCACCTGTTTTTAACCATATTTCAAACACGCAAACACCACAAGGAATTGCAGCAGTAGTAAAGATGAAAAATTACAATCAAGAAATGTTCGAACAAGTGTTAATTCTTGATGCCATACAAGATCCCGGAAATTTGGGAACAATGATCCGAACTGCAGATGCGGCAGGGTTTGATGCTGTTGTGTTAGGTGATAATACTGTTGATATGTACAATGATAAAGTGGTTCGTTCTACACAAGGGTCGTTATTTCATATTCCCATTTTTCAAACAAACTTATTAACAAAAATCCCTCAATTAAAGATGGATGGCTTCACAGTTTGGGCATCTGCTTTAACGAACTCATCTTCTTATTTAGAAATAAAGCCTAGTCCGAAAACAGCATTAATCATTGGAAATGAAGGATCAGGTATTCATGAAGATGTGCTGGAATTGGCAGATAGTTGTGTGAAAATCCCGATTTATGGAAAAGCAGAGTCCCTAAACGCCAGTGTTGCAGCAGGAATATTAATGTATTATATTAAGAGTTAA
- the pheS gene encoding phenylalanine--tRNA ligase subunit alpha, which yields MKEQLEALQTEALARIAETSNSKELQAIRVTYLGKKGSITGILKGMGKLSKEERPVVGEIANRVRESITEAIEQKSETLEQQALEQQLEKETIDVTLPGRPVQVGGSHLLTNLIEEIEDLFIGMGFEVREGPEVETDYFNFEALNLPKDHPARDMQDTFYITNELLLRTHTSPVQARTMRAYEGKKSVKMICPGKVYRRDTDDATHSHQFTQIEGLYVDKDVRMSDLKGILDVFAKKMFGEDREIRLRPSFFPFTEPSVEMDISCKVCHGEGCSVCKGTGWIEILGAGMVHPNVLEMAGYDPNVYTGFAFGMGPERIAMLKYGIDDIRQFYTNDKRFLKQYHNA from the coding sequence ATGAAGGAACAATTAGAAGCGTTACAAACAGAAGCACTAGCACGTATTGCTGAAACGAGTAACAGCAAGGAACTTCAAGCTATTCGTGTTACTTATTTAGGAAAAAAAGGATCGATTACAGGGATCTTAAAAGGTATGGGGAAATTATCTAAGGAAGAGCGTCCGGTAGTAGGGGAGATTGCTAACCGTGTTCGTGAATCAATCACGGAGGCAATTGAGCAAAAAAGTGAGACACTTGAACAACAAGCCTTAGAGCAACAGCTGGAAAAAGAAACAATTGATGTGACACTGCCAGGTCGTCCTGTTCAAGTTGGTGGTTCACATTTATTAACCAACCTGATCGAGGAAATTGAAGATTTATTTATTGGTATGGGATTTGAAGTAAGGGAAGGTCCGGAAGTAGAAACGGATTATTTTAACTTTGAAGCATTAAACTTACCTAAAGATCATCCTGCCCGCGATATGCAAGATACATTTTATATCACAAACGAATTATTATTAAGAACACATACGTCACCGGTACAGGCGCGAACAATGCGGGCATATGAAGGAAAAAAATCAGTTAAAATGATATGTCCAGGTAAAGTTTATCGTCGAGACACTGATGATGCAACACACTCCCATCAATTTACCCAAATTGAAGGACTATATGTTGATAAGGATGTACGGATGAGTGATCTTAAGGGAATTTTAGATGTATTTGCTAAAAAAATGTTCGGGGAAGATAGAGAAATCCGCCTACGTCCAAGCTTTTTCCCGTTTACGGAGCCATCGGTAGAAATGGATATTTCCTGTAAAGTTTGTCATGGTGAGGGATGTTCCGTTTGTAAAGGCACAGGCTGGATTGAAATTTTAGGCGCTGGTATGGTTCATCCAAATGTACTGGAAATGGCCGGATATGACCCAAACGTTTACACTGGTTTTGCTTTTGGTATGGGACCGGAACGAATTGCAATGCTGAAATACGGAATTGATGATATTCGTCAATTTTACACAAATGACAAACGATTCTTAAAACAATATCATAATGCTTAA
- the pheT gene encoding phenylalanine--tRNA ligase subunit beta, whose translation MLVSLNWLKNYVDIDNNTPEELAEKITKSGIEVEGIEYVAEKSKDVVVGYVKECDKHPNADKLNLCQVDVGEDELLQIICGAPNIQQGQKVAVAKPGAVLPGNFKIKKVKLRGIESNGMICSLQELGIQEKYVPKDVADGIFVFPNHLEIGQDVTPLLNLDDAILDLGLTPNRADCLSMLGVAYEVAAILDKPIHLPEEKVNQADEHADDYVSVQVEDKELNPFYGAFIVKDIQIQSSPLWMRNYLMAAGIRPINNVVDITNYVLLEYGQPLHAFDYDRLNSNEIVVRRATENETIVTLDEQERKLSPENLVITNGEDPVALAGVMGGANTEVHNETKTILLEAAYFASTSVRKTVKETGLRGESSSRYEKGVDPNRVKRAGVRACQLLETYAGGTVLNSPVVVDELDHSEKEVDINTDEINKRLGTTITTEEIANILTKLRFSYGQQNDHFHINIPTRRGDITIFEDMLEEVARIYGYDNLPFTLPAGASQAGALTQRQWLKRQVKNFMQGAGLMETITYSLTSDDYVSKLISPEVRDDNLSPVKLAMPMSEDHKYLRLSVLPELLQTVSYNLARNQADIAYFELGSIFISNEQETTKQPAEKLRLAGVLSGLWEENEWQQEKKLVDFYVAKGIIEGLFNFLEVPVTFEQAKLPDMHPGRCAKIVMNNNVIGFIGQLHPTQEKQMDLNETYVFDINMDEVINEYDNNQSYQPIPKYPSIVRDIAFVLDEDVQAGDVVNVIQKTDQDLVKDIQIFDVYTGEHLPDGKKSVAYRLLYQDPERTLKDEEVEESYQAIVAAVNEACHAYVRS comes from the coding sequence GTGTTAGTTTCATTAAATTGGTTAAAAAATTATGTAGATATCGACAATAATACACCGGAAGAACTTGCAGAGAAAATAACGAAAAGCGGTATTGAAGTGGAAGGCATTGAATATGTCGCTGAAAAAAGCAAGGATGTTGTTGTTGGGTATGTGAAAGAATGTGATAAACATCCAAACGCAGATAAATTGAATCTCTGTCAAGTTGATGTAGGTGAAGACGAATTGCTGCAAATTATTTGTGGTGCACCAAATATTCAACAAGGACAAAAAGTTGCAGTGGCAAAGCCAGGAGCCGTTTTACCTGGGAATTTCAAAATTAAAAAAGTAAAATTGCGAGGCATTGAATCAAACGGCATGATTTGTTCATTGCAAGAACTGGGAATTCAGGAGAAGTACGTTCCTAAGGATGTGGCAGATGGAATATTTGTTTTCCCAAATCATCTAGAAATTGGCCAGGATGTTACACCACTTTTAAATCTTGATGATGCTATTTTAGATTTAGGATTAACACCTAACAGAGCAGATTGTTTAAGCATGTTAGGAGTTGCTTATGAAGTGGCGGCCATTTTGGATAAGCCAATCCATTTGCCAGAAGAAAAAGTTAATCAAGCAGACGAACATGCTGATGATTATGTTTCGGTTCAGGTAGAAGATAAGGAATTGAATCCTTTTTATGGTGCCTTTATCGTGAAGGACATACAAATTCAATCATCACCACTTTGGATGCGCAATTATTTAATGGCAGCAGGGATACGACCAATCAATAATGTCGTTGATATTACGAATTATGTATTGCTTGAATATGGTCAACCATTACACGCTTTTGATTATGATCGTTTGAATTCAAATGAGATTGTCGTTCGACGTGCAACTGAAAATGAGACAATTGTGACACTAGATGAACAAGAACGTAAATTATCACCTGAAAATTTGGTCATTACCAATGGAGAAGACCCAGTTGCGCTTGCTGGAGTAATGGGTGGTGCAAACACAGAAGTACACAACGAAACGAAAACGATTTTATTAGAAGCGGCATATTTCGCCTCTACGTCAGTCAGAAAAACTGTAAAGGAGACTGGCTTACGTGGTGAGTCTAGCTCACGATATGAAAAAGGCGTTGATCCAAATCGTGTGAAACGTGCAGGTGTCCGGGCATGTCAACTTTTAGAAACATATGCAGGTGGGACTGTGTTAAATAGTCCAGTAGTTGTTGACGAGTTAGATCATTCGGAAAAGGAAGTTGATATTAATACGGATGAAATAAACAAACGACTTGGTACAACGATTACAACGGAGGAAATTGCAAACATTTTAACGAAATTACGTTTTTCGTATGGCCAACAAAATGACCATTTCCATATCAACATACCTACTCGTCGCGGAGACATTACTATTTTTGAAGATATGCTTGAAGAAGTGGCACGAATTTATGGATATGATAACTTGCCATTCACATTACCAGCTGGGGCCTCACAAGCAGGTGCACTAACACAACGTCAATGGCTTAAACGACAAGTTAAAAATTTCATGCAAGGTGCCGGCCTGATGGAGACCATCACATATTCACTGACAAGCGATGATTATGTTTCGAAGTTAATCAGCCCAGAAGTTAGAGATGATAATTTGTCACCAGTTAAGCTGGCCATGCCGATGAGTGAAGATCATAAATATTTGCGTTTAAGTGTACTTCCTGAGTTATTACAGACTGTATCGTATAACCTGGCTAGAAATCAGGCAGATATTGCTTATTTTGAACTTGGTTCGATTTTTATTTCAAATGAGCAAGAAACGACGAAACAACCAGCTGAAAAATTACGTTTAGCCGGTGTGTTATCTGGCCTTTGGGAAGAAAACGAATGGCAGCAAGAAAAGAAATTAGTTGATTTTTATGTGGCAAAAGGAATTATTGAAGGCCTGTTTAATTTCTTAGAGGTTCCAGTTACCTTTGAACAAGCAAAATTACCTGATATGCATCCTGGTCGTTGTGCGAAAATTGTCATGAATAACAATGTGATTGGATTTATCGGTCAACTTCATCCAACACAAGAAAAACAAATGGATTTAAATGAAACATATGTTTTTGATATCAATATGGATGAAGTAATTAACGAATATGATAACAATCAAAGTTATCAACCAATACCAAAATATCCATCAATCGTCCGTGACATTGCTTTTGTATTGGATGAAGATGTACAAGCTGGTGATGTTGTAAACGTGATTCAAAAGACAGATCAAGATTTGGTGAAAGATATTCAGATTTTTGACGTGTATACAGGAGAACATTTACCAGATGGGAAAAAATCGGTTGCTTATCGATTGCTTTATCAGGATCCTGAACGAACATTGAAAGATGAAGAAGTAGAAGAATCCTATCAAGCAATCGTTGCAGCAGTTAATGAAGCATGTCATGCATATGTGAGGTCGTAA
- the rnhC gene encoding ribonuclease HIII, with protein MPQSVHVIPLTTIKEMQQYYANSVTDTPQGAVFRAKTPNAVITAYRSGKVLFQGKDPEKESTKWAKDNGEKSAKKKKHITNSAHKNSPPTSLFKASHIGSDEAGTGDYFGPITVACAAVNANQIERLKQIGVQDSKNLTDKTIKRIAKEIVKLDVPYSLLVLRNEKYNALKNKGWSQGKMKAMLHHHAIQNVLEKVDGLKFEGILIDQFCEPSLYKKYIASEQEKITDKTYFMTKAESYSIAVAAGSIIARTSFLNEMDKLSDKLGITLPKGASNRVDQVIANIINEKGHDILTTCAKTHFINTKKAEKYL; from the coding sequence ATGCCACAAAGCGTTCACGTTATTCCGCTTACAACCATTAAAGAAATGCAGCAATATTATGCAAATTCAGTCACTGATACGCCACAGGGTGCTGTCTTTCGGGCTAAAACACCAAATGCAGTTATAACCGCTTACCGGTCTGGAAAGGTCCTCTTTCAGGGCAAAGATCCGGAAAAAGAATCAACAAAATGGGCGAAAGACAATGGAGAGAAATCTGCGAAAAAGAAGAAGCATATTACAAATTCAGCCCACAAAAACTCACCACCAACTAGTTTATTTAAAGCTTCCCATATTGGGTCAGACGAGGCTGGAACAGGTGACTATTTTGGTCCAATAACCGTAGCATGTGCAGCTGTTAATGCAAATCAAATTGAAAGATTAAAACAAATTGGTGTCCAAGACTCTAAAAATCTGACAGATAAAACGATTAAACGAATAGCAAAAGAAATAGTAAAGCTTGATGTTCCCTATTCACTGTTAGTATTGCGTAATGAAAAGTATAATGCACTAAAAAACAAAGGTTGGTCCCAAGGGAAAATGAAAGCCATGCTCCATCATCATGCTATTCAAAATGTATTGGAAAAAGTTGACGGATTGAAATTTGAAGGAATCCTTATCGACCAGTTTTGTGAACCAAGTTTGTATAAGAAGTATATTGCCAGTGAACAAGAAAAAATCACGGATAAGACATATTTCATGACGAAAGCTGAGTCCTATTCCATCGCAGTTGCCGCTGGCTCAATTATAGCTCGAACTAGTTTTTTAAATGAAATGGATAAACTATCCGATAAACTCGGCATCACATTGCCAAAAGGCGCTTCTAATCGTGTTGACCAAGTAATTGCTAACATAATAAACGAAAAAGGACACGATATACTAACGACTTGTGCCAAAACACATTTTATTAATACAAAGAAAGCAGAAAAATATTTATAA
- the zapA gene encoding cell division protein ZapA: MTQNDRTRITVEIHNKSYTIVGTEPAHHVRLVASLVDQKMHEIQAANKDLDTTQLAVLTAVNSMNDYLKLKEDYAKLLGSINKKEDK; this comes from the coding sequence GTGACCCAGAATGATAGAACACGAATAACGGTCGAAATACATAATAAATCATATACAATTGTAGGAACTGAACCAGCACACCATGTTCGTCTTGTTGCTAGTTTAGTCGATCAAAAAATGCATGAAATCCAAGCGGCCAATAAAGATTTGGATACGACTCAATTAGCTGTTTTAACAGCAGTTAATTCAATGAATGATTATTTAAAACTAAAAGAAGACTACGCTAAACTGTTAGGTTCAATAAATAAGAAAGAGGATAAGTAA
- a CDS encoding CvpA family protein, whose translation MVDFILIILLLFGFLIGLKRGFILQAFHLIGFIVSFIVAVIYYDDLASKLSLWIPYPELSGDSSWAVFLQSLPLEVAFYNAIAFAIIFFAVKIILQIIASMLDFVAELPILHSVNRILGAVLGFLEIYLLLFIVLYILALTPVGNVQSWISNSFIAQLIIEHTPILSEQLKDLWFTHIESLFDF comes from the coding sequence ATGGTCGATTTCATTTTAATAATATTATTACTTTTTGGATTTTTAATCGGGTTAAAAAGAGGTTTCATTTTACAAGCATTTCATTTAATCGGCTTTATTGTATCATTTATTGTTGCGGTAATTTATTATGATGATTTGGCATCAAAATTATCACTTTGGATACCATATCCAGAACTTTCCGGTGATAGTTCATGGGCTGTTTTTTTACAATCGCTGCCACTTGAAGTTGCTTTTTACAACGCAATCGCTTTTGCTATTATCTTTTTCGCAGTAAAAATTATTTTGCAAATTATCGCCTCCATGCTTGATTTTGTAGCCGAATTACCTATATTGCATTCCGTTAATCGTATATTGGGCGCGGTTTTGGGGTTTCTAGAAATATATTTGCTACTGTTTATCGTATTGTATATATTAGCGCTAACTCCTGTTGGCAATGTGCAATCTTGGATAAGTAATTCATTTATTGCACAGCTGATTATTGAACATACGCCAATATTATCTGAGCAATTAAAAGATTTGTGGTTTACACACATAGAAAGTTTGTTTGATTTTTAG
- the polX gene encoding DNA polymerase/3'-5' exonuclease PolX translates to MTKNKKDVLKLLEQIAVYLELKGENPFKISAYRKAAQALERDDRSLAEIDDFTKIKGIGKGTGDVITEFLEQGESATLSQLEKEVPNGLIPLLNLPGLGGKKLAKLYQELGVTDADSLKTACVSGQVEQLAGFGKKSVEKIIQALEDANNRPERLPIATMLPLAEQVEAQLKEIPAIEIFSQAGSLRRMRETIKDLDFIIATTKPLEVRDALLGIDNIKDVIASGETKVSVTIDDVFDINIDFRIVKPEEFASTLHHFTGSKDHNVAMRQLAKSRGEKINEYGIELDEIGEILTFKTEEQFFQHFGLTYIPPELRENTGEVDAFSKKMDLVQLADIRGDLHMHTTWSDGAQSLEEMVNQARTKGYDYIAITDHSKFLRVANGLNEAKLRKQREEIAKLNEKYADIHIFAGVEMDILPDATLDFSNEFLQEMDFVIGAIHSSFSQSKEKIMARLYTALENPYVSLIAHPTGRLIGRRDGYAIDIDKLIERASETGTALEINANPNRLDLSAEWVRKAQEQGVAIAIDTDAHSFHMLEHMKYGVGTARRGWLRKETIINTWSKEKLMEFMSRKK, encoded by the coding sequence ATGACAAAAAATAAAAAAGATGTATTGAAGTTACTTGAACAAATTGCAGTATATTTAGAATTAAAGGGGGAAAATCCATTTAAGATTTCCGCCTATAGAAAAGCAGCACAAGCTCTTGAGCGGGACGATCGGTCATTAGCTGAAATAGATGACTTTACGAAAATAAAAGGCATTGGTAAAGGTACGGGCGATGTTATAACTGAATTTCTAGAGCAAGGAGAATCTGCAACACTAAGTCAATTGGAAAAAGAAGTTCCAAATGGATTAATACCGCTACTAAACCTGCCAGGCCTTGGTGGTAAAAAACTGGCGAAATTGTACCAGGAACTTGGTGTGACAGATGCTGACTCATTAAAAACAGCTTGTGTAAGTGGACAGGTAGAACAGCTTGCTGGTTTTGGTAAAAAGTCAGTTGAAAAAATTATACAAGCATTGGAAGACGCAAATAATCGGCCAGAACGGTTGCCAATAGCCACAATGCTTCCACTTGCTGAACAAGTGGAAGCACAATTAAAAGAAATCCCAGCAATCGAAATATTTTCACAAGCTGGGAGTTTACGACGCATGCGTGAGACGATCAAGGACTTAGATTTTATCATTGCAACGACTAAACCACTTGAAGTTAGGGATGCACTGTTGGGAATCGACAATATCAAGGATGTAATAGCAAGTGGGGAAACCAAAGTATCGGTTACCATTGATGATGTTTTTGATATAAATATAGACTTTCGAATTGTGAAACCAGAAGAATTTGCGTCAACCCTTCACCATTTTACCGGATCAAAAGATCATAATGTTGCTATGAGACAATTAGCAAAATCCCGTGGGGAAAAAATCAATGAGTATGGGATTGAACTTGATGAAATAGGTGAAATTTTGACGTTTAAAACGGAGGAGCAATTTTTTCAGCATTTCGGATTAACCTACATACCTCCAGAACTCAGAGAGAATACTGGTGAGGTTGATGCCTTCTCGAAAAAAATGGACCTTGTTCAACTAGCGGATATTCGTGGTGATTTGCATATGCATACAACATGGAGTGATGGTGCGCAATCGCTAGAAGAAATGGTGAATCAAGCCCGAACAAAAGGATATGACTATATTGCTATTACCGATCACTCTAAATTTTTACGTGTGGCAAATGGCTTGAATGAAGCAAAACTACGAAAGCAACGGGAAGAAATTGCGAAGTTAAACGAAAAATACGCAGATATTCATATTTTTGCTGGGGTAGAAATGGATATTCTACCAGATGCGACACTGGACTTTAGTAATGAATTTTTGCAAGAAATGGATTTCGTTATCGGTGCTATCCATTCTAGCTTCAGTCAGTCCAAAGAAAAAATTATGGCACGGTTATATACTGCGTTGGAAAACCCATACGTGTCGTTGATTGCACATCCGACTGGAAGACTGATCGGCAGACGTGATGGTTATGCTATTGATATTGATAAATTAATCGAACGTGCAAGTGAGACGGGGACGGCGTTGGAGATAAACGCAAATCCAAATCGGTTAGATTTATCTGCTGAATGGGTACGAAAAGCACAGGAACAGGGTGTGGCAATCGCAATAGATACAGATGCACACAGCTTTCATATGCTTGAACATATGAAGTATGGCGTTGGTACTGCAAGACGCGGTTGGTTACGGAAAGAAACAATTATCAACACATGGTCAAAAGAGAAACTAATGGAATTTATGAGCCGTAAGAAATGA